A genome region from Baekduia alba includes the following:
- a CDS encoding M3 family oligoendopeptidase yields the protein MSTTALESVAWDLEPLVDGEGTAGADRLLDEADRRATAFADQHAGKVADLDGPGLVAAVGELADLGELVGRAGNYAMLRFAVDTADPANGALLQRVQERGTAIETKLLFFDLEWAALDDDRAEALLGADGLDKARHHLRNARRYRPHLLTESEEKVMSEKSVTGRDAWSRLFSEVTSAIKVDLDGADEPVPLDVALSNLMSPDRELRAHVAERVSVALEPTLRIRGYIFNTLMADKATDDRLRDFPSWISSRNLSNEASDESVQALVEAVREAYEIPRRWYRLKAKLLGIDRLADYDRMASVGGAEEKTYDWDEAKDIVLSSFGDFSDVLADGARRFFDEEWIDAPVRPAKRGGAFCAYTVPSAHPYVMLNYTSKRRDVLTLAHELGHGLHAYLARDRGVFEQHTPLTLAETASVFGETLVFARLLDAAETPESRLALLAENIEGSIATVFRQVAMNRFEDLAHTARRTEGELSIDRIGELWAQSQEELLGDAVDVTDGYKTWWSYVPHFIGTPGYVYAYAYGQLLALSVYGKYLAEGPEFVDKYIELLSAGGSKSPEELAAIAGLDLTDPGFWRAGLDLVRAQLERAEALAEEVLAARGEG from the coding sequence ATGAGCACGACCGCACTTGAGAGCGTCGCCTGGGACCTCGAGCCGCTCGTCGACGGTGAAGGCACCGCCGGCGCCGACCGCCTCCTCGACGAGGCCGACCGCCGCGCCACCGCCTTCGCCGACCAGCACGCCGGGAAGGTGGCCGACCTCGACGGGCCGGGATTGGTCGCCGCGGTCGGGGAGCTGGCCGACCTCGGCGAGCTCGTCGGCCGGGCCGGCAACTACGCGATGCTGCGCTTCGCCGTCGACACGGCCGACCCCGCCAACGGCGCGCTGCTGCAGCGCGTCCAGGAGCGCGGCACCGCGATCGAGACCAAGTTGTTGTTCTTCGATCTCGAATGGGCCGCGCTGGACGACGACCGCGCCGAGGCGCTGCTCGGCGCCGACGGCCTGGACAAGGCCCGCCACCACCTGCGCAACGCGCGCCGCTACCGCCCCCACCTCCTCACCGAGTCCGAGGAGAAGGTGATGTCCGAGAAGTCGGTCACCGGCCGGGACGCATGGTCGCGCCTGTTCAGCGAGGTCACGAGCGCGATCAAGGTCGACCTCGACGGCGCCGACGAGCCCGTGCCGCTCGACGTCGCGCTGTCGAACCTGATGTCGCCCGACCGCGAGCTGCGCGCGCACGTCGCCGAGCGCGTGTCCGTCGCGCTGGAGCCGACGCTGCGCATCCGCGGCTACATCTTCAACACGCTCATGGCCGACAAGGCCACCGACGACCGGCTGCGCGACTTCCCGTCCTGGATCTCGTCGCGCAACCTCTCCAACGAGGCGTCGGACGAGTCGGTCCAGGCGCTGGTCGAGGCCGTCCGCGAGGCCTACGAGATCCCGCGCCGCTGGTACCGGCTGAAGGCCAAGCTGCTCGGGATCGATCGCCTCGCCGACTACGACCGCATGGCCTCGGTCGGCGGCGCGGAGGAGAAGACGTATGACTGGGACGAGGCCAAGGACATCGTGTTGTCGTCCTTCGGCGACTTCTCCGACGTCCTCGCCGACGGCGCGCGCCGCTTCTTCGACGAGGAGTGGATCGACGCGCCGGTCCGCCCGGCCAAGCGCGGCGGCGCGTTCTGCGCCTACACCGTGCCGTCGGCACACCCGTACGTGATGTTGAACTACACGTCCAAGCGCCGGGACGTGTTGACGCTCGCCCACGAGCTCGGCCACGGCCTGCACGCCTACCTGGCGCGCGACCGCGGCGTCTTCGAGCAGCACACGCCGCTCACGCTCGCCGAGACCGCGTCGGTGTTCGGGGAGACGCTGGTGTTCGCCCGGCTGCTGGACGCGGCCGAGACGCCGGAGTCCCGGCTGGCGCTGCTGGCCGAGAACATCGAGGGCTCGATCGCGACGGTCTTCCGCCAGGTCGCGATGAACCGCTTCGAGGACCTCGCGCACACCGCGCGGCGCACCGAGGGCGAGCTGAGCATCGACCGCATCGGCGAGCTGTGGGCGCAGTCGCAGGAGGAGCTGCTGGGCGACGCGGTCGACGTCACCGACGGCTACAAGACGTGGTGGTCCTACGTCCCCCACTTCATCGGGACGCCCGGCTACGTGTACGCCTACGCCTACGGCCAGCTGCTGGCGCTGTCGGTCTACGGCAAGTACCTCGCCGAGGGCCCGGAGTTCGTGGACAAGTACATCGAGCTGCTCAGCGCGGGCGGGTCGAAGTCGCCGGAGGAGCTGGCGGCGATCGCCGGCCTGGACCTCACCGACCCGGGCTTCTGGCGCGCCGGGCTGGACCTGGTGCGCGCCCAGCTCGAGCGGGCCGAGGCGCTGGCCGAGGAAGTGCTCGCCGCGCGCGGCGAGGGCTGA
- a CDS encoding MFS transporter, translated as MFAVHGAVNGSFATRIPWIRERLGLSAGALGLALLMPALGALLAMPITGTLVHRFDGRTVTRVLIGGFTLALALPALAPTFGWLLLAMLVFGAVAGMADIAMNTQGVLVEERAGRPVMSGLHGVWSLGGMAGSAIGVLAAHADADARVHLGGMALVLLVVSQIAGRGLPRDERAPDPPRLAWPSRPVLLIGLVGFCAVFAEGASADWCAVYLRDVMGTSPATAAAAYTGFAFAMAAGRLVGDRVVARLGAVTSVRAGSVAATVGALLVVIARTPLLGIPGFALIGLGIAIVVPLAFAAGGRAVPHAGQGIAAVATIAYGAGLAAPGSIGAIAQLSSLPSAFVVVAVLTALFGLGAGALARASPER; from the coding sequence ATGTTCGCCGTCCACGGCGCGGTCAACGGCAGCTTCGCGACGCGCATCCCGTGGATCCGCGAGCGCCTCGGGCTGAGCGCGGGCGCGCTCGGGCTGGCGCTGCTGATGCCGGCGCTCGGCGCGCTGCTCGCGATGCCGATCACGGGCACGCTGGTCCACCGCTTCGACGGCCGGACGGTCACGCGCGTCCTCATCGGGGGCTTCACCCTCGCGCTCGCGCTGCCGGCGCTCGCGCCGACCTTCGGCTGGCTGCTGCTGGCGATGCTCGTCTTCGGCGCCGTGGCCGGGATGGCCGACATCGCGATGAACACGCAGGGCGTCCTCGTCGAGGAGCGCGCGGGGCGCCCGGTGATGTCCGGGCTGCACGGCGTCTGGAGCCTGGGCGGGATGGCGGGCTCGGCGATCGGCGTCCTCGCCGCCCACGCCGACGCCGACGCGCGCGTGCACCTCGGCGGGATGGCGCTGGTCCTGCTGGTGGTGTCGCAGATCGCCGGCCGCGGGCTGCCGCGCGACGAGCGCGCGCCCGACCCGCCGCGCCTGGCCTGGCCGTCGCGCCCGGTGCTGCTCATCGGCCTGGTCGGCTTCTGCGCGGTCTTCGCCGAGGGCGCGAGCGCCGACTGGTGCGCGGTCTACCTGCGCGACGTCATGGGCACCAGCCCGGCGACCGCCGCCGCGGCCTACACCGGGTTCGCGTTCGCGATGGCGGCGGGTCGGCTGGTCGGCGACCGCGTGGTCGCGCGCCTGGGCGCGGTGACGAGCGTGCGCGCCGGGAGCGTCGCCGCCACCGTCGGGGCGTTGTTGGTGGTGATCGCGCGGACACCGCTGCTCGGCATCCCGGGCTTCGCGCTGATCGGCCTCGGGATCGCGATCGTCGTCCCGCTCGCGTTCGCCGCCGGCGGCCGCGCAGTCCCGCACGCGGGGCAGGGCATCGCGGCGGTCGCGACCATCGCCTACGGCGCCGGCCTCGCGGCGCCGGGCAGCATCGGCGCGATCGCGCAACTGTCCTCGCTGCCCTCCGCGTTCGTGGTCGTCGCCGTGCTGACCGCGCTCTTCGGGCTCGGCGCCGGCGCGCTTGCGCGCGCGTCCCCGGAACGCTAG
- a CDS encoding MarR family winged helix-turn-helix transcriptional regulator, with product MSGWTPHEADAWIGLLETHKQLTRALDAELDAAHGLGLSTLEILGRLSAAGGTWPRLSVLARETGLSLSRVSRHMDALERRGLVQRRRCETDSRAVEAALTDAGRAVVAAAEAAHAEAVRERFLSHLSEDEAAVLARVFARFAPRAAEACAAVPATARDAHRP from the coding sequence ATGAGCGGCTGGACCCCACACGAGGCCGACGCCTGGATCGGGCTGCTCGAGACCCACAAGCAGCTGACCCGCGCGCTCGACGCCGAGCTCGACGCCGCGCACGGGCTCGGTCTGTCCACGCTCGAGATCCTGGGGCGCCTGTCCGCGGCCGGCGGGACCTGGCCGCGGCTGTCGGTGCTCGCGCGCGAGACCGGGTTGAGCCTGTCGCGCGTGTCGCGCCACATGGACGCGCTGGAGCGGCGCGGGCTGGTCCAGCGCCGGCGGTGCGAGACGGACTCGCGCGCGGTCGAGGCGGCGCTGACCGACGCCGGCCGGGCGGTCGTCGCGGCAGCGGAGGCGGCGCACGCCGAGGCGGTGCGCGAGCGCTTCCTGTCGCACCTCAGCGAGGACGAGGCGGCCGTGCTGGCGCGCGTCTTCGCCCGCTTCGCGCCGCGCGCCGCCGAGGCGTGCGCGGCGGTCCCGGCCACGGCGCGGGACGCCCATCGGCCTTAG
- a CDS encoding ABC transporter substrate-binding protein, giving the protein MIPTPRRALAALFCVAATAGLAACGSDDDNNSSGTTTAAASTAAASGGKGGSIALLLPETKTTRYELHDRPSFVAKVQALCPDCKIDYANANQDPVRQQQQAEAAITKGAKVLVLDAVDAKAAVATVNRAKAAGIPVIAYDRLITGAPISYYVSFDNVKVGKLQAQTLVDKIGAKGKGKSVVMINGSPTDPSAGDYKKGAHSVLDTAQVKIGKEYDTPDWSPDKAQREMEQAITALGKGNVVGVYSANDGMASGAIAAMKGNGIDPKSLPTTGQDSEVAAIQRILVGEQYMTIYLAIKKQAETSAQIAVALAQGKPVPSGLVNAKTDNDAGQIPSVLLAPTAVTKDNIKDTIIADDFLKASEICTSKYAAACKAAGVE; this is encoded by the coding sequence ATGATCCCGACCCCGAGGCGCGCGCTCGCCGCGCTCTTCTGCGTGGCCGCCACGGCGGGCCTGGCCGCCTGCGGCAGCGACGACGACAACAACTCCAGCGGCACCACCACCGCCGCCGCGTCGACCGCCGCCGCCAGCGGCGGCAAGGGCGGCTCGATCGCCCTCCTGCTGCCCGAGACCAAGACCACGCGCTACGAGCTGCACGACCGCCCGAGCTTCGTCGCCAAGGTCCAGGCCCTGTGCCCGGACTGCAAGATCGACTACGCCAACGCCAACCAGGATCCGGTCCGCCAGCAGCAGCAGGCCGAGGCGGCGATCACCAAGGGCGCCAAGGTCCTCGTGCTCGACGCGGTCGACGCCAAGGCCGCGGTCGCGACCGTCAACCGCGCCAAGGCGGCCGGCATCCCGGTCATCGCCTACGACCGCCTGATCACCGGCGCGCCGATCAGCTACTACGTGTCCTTCGACAACGTGAAGGTCGGCAAGCTCCAGGCCCAGACGCTGGTCGACAAGATCGGCGCGAAGGGCAAGGGCAAGTCGGTGGTCATGATCAACGGCTCGCCGACCGACCCGAGCGCCGGGGACTACAAGAAGGGCGCGCACTCCGTCCTCGACACCGCGCAGGTCAAGATCGGCAAGGAGTACGACACGCCGGACTGGTCGCCCGACAAGGCGCAGCGGGAGATGGAGCAGGCGATCACCGCGCTGGGCAAGGGCAACGTCGTCGGCGTCTACAGCGCCAACGACGGCATGGCCTCCGGCGCGATCGCCGCGATGAAGGGCAACGGCATCGACCCCAAGTCCCTGCCGACGACCGGCCAGGACTCCGAGGTCGCCGCCATCCAGCGCATCCTCGTCGGCGAGCAGTACATGACGATCTACCTCGCGATCAAGAAGCAGGCCGAGACGTCGGCGCAGATCGCCGTGGCGCTCGCGCAGGGCAAGCCGGTGCCGTCCGGGCTCGTCAACGCCAAGACCGACAACGACGCCGGCCAGATCCCGTCCGTCCTGCTCGCGCCCACGGCCGTGACCAAGGACAACATCAAGGACACGATCATCGCCGACGACTTCCTGAAGGCGTCGGAGATCTGCACCAGCAAGTACGCCGCGGCCTGCAAGGCCGCGGGCGTCGAGTAG
- a CDS encoding carboxymuconolactone decarboxylase family protein, whose product MSAPRPPRIAPGTREQTGWVNALIARAIGLGGGTVGPPALFTTLGRHRRLFRPWLRFAGRLMPGGALPRADAELVILRVATLCDCAYEWSHHERIGRRAGLGADDIARVRAGAAASGWTPRQAAILHAVDELHTTRSLTDDAWSSLRTAGMSETELIELPMLTGHYEMLAMTLNTLGVQPDRFRPARRRRGRRQSPGRA is encoded by the coding sequence ATGAGCGCGCCGCGCCCGCCGCGCATCGCCCCCGGCACGCGCGAGCAGACCGGCTGGGTCAACGCCCTGATCGCACGCGCGATCGGCCTTGGCGGCGGGACCGTCGGGCCGCCGGCGTTGTTCACCACCTTGGGCCGCCATCGCCGGCTGTTCCGGCCGTGGCTGCGCTTCGCCGGCCGGCTGATGCCCGGCGGGGCCCTGCCGCGCGCGGACGCCGAGCTCGTGATCCTCCGCGTCGCGACGCTGTGCGACTGCGCCTACGAGTGGTCGCACCACGAGCGGATCGGCCGGCGTGCCGGGCTTGGCGCCGACGACATCGCGCGTGTCCGCGCGGGCGCCGCCGCCTCCGGCTGGACCCCGCGCCAGGCCGCGATCCTCCACGCCGTCGACGAGCTCCACACGACCCGCTCGCTCACCGACGACGCCTGGTCCTCCCTGCGCACGGCCGGCATGAGCGAGACCGAGCTGATCGAGCTGCCGATGCTCACCGGCCACTACGAGATGCTCGCGATGACGCTCAACACGCTCGGCGTGCAGCCGGACCGGTTCCGGCCGGCACGCCGCCGCCGCGGGCGCCGCCAGTCGCCGGGTCGAGCGTGA
- a CDS encoding HAD family acid phosphatase, with translation MKRLLALILALAGLAVAGAPLASAQDDATKIPAPTPVLTKIGATPMIELNDGGGGLPYLGSPTSYNAGDLKAALTNFHDSGVYDTELGQVDALAVKYITNDWHQWKAATAKHASKARSVARASHNGGGGQGGDHGGKWWNKKLAIVFDVDETALSNYSAIVADGFVYGPKSQAEATDEIGVAIKPSLDLYNLAKSKGITPFFITGRPEAQRAPTEDNLKREGFADWGQAFLKPAGFTGTTVQYKTGARTQIEQQGYHIVASVGDQYSDLAGGHADVAFKLPNPFYFLP, from the coding sequence ATGAAACGCCTTCTTGCTCTCATCCTCGCGCTGGCCGGCCTCGCGGTCGCCGGCGCGCCGCTCGCGTCGGCCCAGGACGACGCGACCAAGATCCCGGCGCCCACGCCGGTCCTGACGAAGATCGGCGCCACGCCGATGATCGAGCTGAACGACGGCGGCGGCGGCCTGCCCTACCTCGGCTCGCCGACGTCCTACAACGCGGGCGACCTCAAGGCCGCGCTGACCAACTTCCACGACTCGGGCGTCTACGACACCGAGCTCGGGCAGGTCGACGCGCTCGCCGTCAAGTACATCACCAACGACTGGCACCAGTGGAAGGCCGCCACGGCCAAGCACGCCTCCAAGGCCCGCAGCGTCGCACGAGCGTCGCACAACGGCGGCGGTGGCCAGGGCGGCGACCACGGCGGCAAGTGGTGGAACAAGAAGCTCGCGATCGTCTTCGACGTCGACGAGACCGCCTTGTCCAACTACTCGGCCATCGTCGCCGACGGGTTCGTCTACGGCCCGAAGTCCCAGGCCGAGGCGACCGACGAGATCGGCGTCGCGATCAAGCCGTCGCTCGACCTCTACAACCTGGCCAAGTCCAAGGGCATCACGCCGTTCTTCATCACCGGCCGTCCCGAGGCCCAGCGCGCGCCGACCGAGGACAACCTCAAGCGCGAGGGCTTCGCCGACTGGGGCCAGGCGTTCCTCAAGCCGGCCGGCTTCACCGGCACGACCGTCCAGTACAAGACGGGCGCCCGCACGCAGATCGAGCAGCAGGGCTACCACATCGTCGCCTCGGTGGGCGACCAGTACAGCGACCTCGCCGGCGGCCACGCCGACGTCGCGTTCAAGCTGCCCAACCCGTTCTACTTCCTGCCCTAG
- a CDS encoding GNAT family N-acetyltransferase, producing MGDDDVETERLLLRRWRVEDRATLAAINADPEVMRWIGSGHVLGRGLSDDLIARFEAEWDERGFGLWAVAWKDDPASEALGFCGLTMPSFLPAVLPAAEVGWRLARDVWGRGVATEAARAALAFGFSRERALREVVAVVAPENARSLRVIDKLGMTPRPDRYHAGARRRVRVFGVLADR from the coding sequence GTGGGGGACGACGACGTCGAGACGGAGCGGCTGCTGCTGCGGCGCTGGAGGGTCGAGGACCGCGCGACGCTCGCGGCGATCAACGCCGACCCCGAGGTCATGCGCTGGATCGGCTCCGGGCACGTGCTCGGCCGCGGGCTCAGCGACGACCTGATCGCGCGCTTCGAGGCCGAGTGGGACGAGCGCGGCTTCGGGCTCTGGGCGGTGGCGTGGAAGGACGACCCGGCGTCGGAGGCGTTGGGGTTCTGCGGGTTGACGATGCCGTCGTTCCTGCCCGCGGTCCTGCCGGCGGCCGAGGTGGGCTGGCGGCTGGCGCGCGACGTCTGGGGGCGCGGGGTCGCGACGGAGGCGGCGCGCGCCGCGCTGGCCTTCGGGTTCTCGCGGGAGCGCGCGCTGCGTGAGGTCGTCGCGGTGGTCGCACCCGAGAACGCGCGGTCGCTGCGCGTGATCGACAAGCTCGGGATGACGCCGCGGCCCGATCGGTACCACGCGGGCGCCCGCCGGCGCGTCCGCGTGTTCGGCGTGCTCGCAGACCGCTAG
- a CDS encoding SDR family oxidoreductase, whose amino-acid sequence MAPPVPSLDGRLCVVTGAASGIGRATAQAIAAAGGRLVLTDLRADALAAAAAGLGDAVVLQRALDIADVDAVGALAETTHAAHGSVDVVANVAGIATWGAVDRLSHAQWRRTVDVDLMGPIHVIEAFVPAMMRAGRGGQLVNVSSAAGLVALPWHAPYSAAKFGLRGVSEVLRFDLRRHRIGVTLVCPGGVDTGLVDTVDIAGIDMEALRAGGFAERFRRHAKSSEHVAARIVDGIVRNRKLVHTSADIRLLYGLERFAPPVYEVAMRVVNARVVAELERAER is encoded by the coding sequence ATGGCTCCGCCCGTGCCCTCGCTCGACGGGCGCCTGTGCGTCGTCACGGGCGCCGCGAGCGGGATCGGGCGCGCGACCGCCCAGGCGATCGCGGCCGCCGGCGGCCGGCTCGTCCTCACCGACCTGCGCGCCGACGCCCTGGCCGCGGCCGCCGCCGGCCTGGGCGACGCCGTCGTCCTGCAGCGCGCGCTGGACATCGCCGACGTCGACGCGGTCGGCGCGCTGGCCGAGACGACGCACGCGGCGCACGGCAGCGTCGACGTGGTAGCCAACGTCGCGGGCATCGCGACGTGGGGCGCGGTCGACCGGCTGTCGCACGCGCAGTGGCGCCGGACCGTCGACGTCGACCTGATGGGCCCGATCCACGTGATCGAGGCGTTCGTGCCGGCGATGATGCGCGCGGGGCGCGGCGGCCAGCTCGTCAACGTCTCGTCGGCCGCCGGGCTCGTCGCGCTGCCGTGGCACGCGCCGTACAGCGCCGCGAAGTTCGGCCTGCGCGGCGTCTCGGAGGTGCTGCGCTTCGACCTGCGCCGCCACCGGATCGGCGTCACGCTGGTCTGCCCGGGCGGGGTCGACACGGGCCTGGTCGACACGGTGGACATCGCCGGCATCGACATGGAGGCCTTGCGCGCGGGCGGCTTCGCCGAGCGGTTCCGGCGCCACGCGAAGTCGTCCGAGCACGTCGCGGCGCGGATCGTCGACGGCATCGTCCGCAACCGGAAGCTGGTGCACACGTCGGCCGACATCCGGTTGTTGTACGGGTTGGAGCGGTTCGCGCCGCCGGTGTACGAGGTGGCCATGCGGGTCGTCAACGCGCGCGTCGTCGCCGAGCTCGAGCGGGCGGAGCGATGA
- a CDS encoding TetR/AcrR family transcriptional regulator, translating into MRSTASVLPRSGHASLRDEVAATKRGRLLVGLCDVVADKGYAAATVADVLKASGLSRRTFYEHFADKQACFLAAYDHGAGAMQEAIAAAVAPARGWREATEAAVTTYLELLTAEPGFARAFLVEIWVAGPDALRRHRTVIARFEQLVAALHERAIAEQDGRARLAPLSAVQIAAVTGGISRVATTAILEGRSAALPAQAGELVEFVAAVIARPA; encoded by the coding sequence ATGCGCAGCACCGCGTCCGTCCTCCCTCGCTCCGGCCACGCCTCGCTGCGCGACGAGGTCGCGGCGACCAAGCGCGGGCGGCTGCTCGTCGGCCTCTGCGACGTCGTCGCCGACAAGGGCTACGCCGCCGCGACGGTCGCCGACGTCCTGAAGGCCTCCGGCCTCTCGCGACGGACGTTCTACGAGCACTTCGCCGACAAGCAGGCGTGCTTCCTCGCCGCCTACGACCACGGCGCGGGCGCGATGCAGGAGGCGATCGCGGCGGCGGTGGCCCCGGCGCGCGGCTGGCGCGAGGCGACGGAGGCCGCGGTCACGACCTACCTCGAGCTGCTGACCGCCGAGCCCGGCTTCGCGCGCGCGTTCCTGGTGGAGATCTGGGTCGCCGGCCCGGACGCGCTGCGCCGCCATCGCACGGTGATCGCGCGGTTCGAGCAGCTCGTGGCGGCGCTGCACGAGCGCGCGATCGCCGAGCAGGACGGCCGGGCGCGCCTCGCGCCGCTGTCCGCCGTCCAGATCGCCGCCGTCACCGGCGGCATCAGCCGCGTCGCGACGACCGCGATCCTCGAAGGCCGGTCGGCCGCGCTCCCGGCGCAGGCCGGCGAGCTGGTCGAGTTCGTGGCCGCGGTCATCGCCCGGCCGGCCTGA
- a CDS encoding VOC family protein: protein MRLEGLHHITMITGDAQSNVAFYADVLGLRLVKKTVNFDDPSAYHLYFGDESGAPGSILTWFEFAGAAPGRAGIGMIHTLQLGVPSAASIDFWEQRLKAKGANPTRVSERTLRVADPDGLGLELVVADDGNPPLPAAHLEVPAEHAITGLEGARAYSMFHGVEEKVLTDVLGFAYEGDGEYRVQGEQRHFHWAYDEAPASSPRPGAGTVHHIAWASQDDDHVKWQERVRAADGYATEVIDRDYFNAIYFREPRGVLFEIATMSPGFATDEDTEHLGEELRLPQQHEHLRAQLERSLQPVVNPRTKVVA from the coding sequence ATGCGACTCGAAGGGCTCCACCACATCACCATGATCACCGGCGACGCGCAGTCCAACGTCGCGTTCTACGCCGATGTCCTCGGGCTGCGCCTCGTCAAGAAGACCGTCAACTTCGACGATCCGAGCGCCTACCACCTCTACTTCGGCGACGAGAGCGGCGCGCCCGGCTCGATCCTCACCTGGTTCGAGTTCGCCGGCGCCGCCCCTGGCCGCGCGGGGATCGGCATGATCCACACGCTGCAGCTCGGCGTCCCGTCGGCGGCCTCGATCGACTTCTGGGAGCAGCGGCTCAAGGCCAAGGGCGCCAACCCGACGCGTGTCTCCGAGCGGACGTTGCGCGTCGCCGACCCGGACGGGCTCGGCCTCGAGCTGGTCGTCGCCGACGACGGCAACCCGCCGCTGCCGGCCGCCCACCTCGAGGTCCCGGCTGAGCACGCGATCACCGGCCTGGAGGGCGCGCGCGCCTACTCGATGTTCCACGGCGTCGAGGAGAAGGTCCTCACCGACGTCCTCGGCTTCGCCTACGAGGGTGACGGCGAGTACCGCGTCCAGGGCGAGCAGCGCCACTTCCACTGGGCCTACGACGAGGCGCCGGCGTCGTCGCCGCGCCCGGGTGCCGGCACGGTCCACCACATCGCCTGGGCGTCGCAGGACGACGACCACGTCAAGTGGCAGGAGCGGGTCCGCGCCGCCGACGGCTACGCGACCGAGGTCATCGACCGCGACTACTTCAACGCCATCTACTTCCGCGAGCCGCGCGGAGTGCTGTTCGAGATCGCCACCATGTCCCCCGGCTTCGCGACCGACGAGGACACCGAGCACCTCGGCGAGGAGCTCCGCCTCCCCCAGCAGCACGAGCACCTGCGCGCGCAGCTCGAGCGCTCGCTGCAGCCGGTCGTCAACCCCCGCACGAAGGTCGTCGCATGA
- a CDS encoding ROK family protein: protein MKVPSASPDFVLAIDFGGTKLDVATATLGGDALRSQRLDTDAAGGAEQAVERALAAARALRDATASDTGGRLVAAGAASPGIVLDDRILLAPNVPGWQDLPLATRIQDGLDLDPRQVVTETDVKAATLAEARWGALRDADPGVFLNVGTGLGAGIVVGGRVLAGANGAAGEIGYALRGVGDEHGASDGHAPLEEHAGGRALGERGSALLGAGALTAADVLERARGGGDPDAAALVADTLDELAVHVANLAVLLDPARIAVGGGMMNSAALVLGALRRRVAQAAPFPPEVVAARFVNDAALRGAIARAIDAHTTVPTTTAPTLIHRGGAAR, encoded by the coding sequence ATGAAGGTTCCTTCCGCCTCTCCGGACTTCGTCCTCGCCATCGACTTCGGCGGCACCAAGCTCGACGTCGCGACCGCCACGCTCGGCGGCGACGCCCTGCGCTCCCAGCGCCTCGACACCGACGCGGCCGGCGGCGCTGAGCAGGCCGTCGAGCGCGCGCTGGCCGCGGCCCGCGCGCTGCGCGACGCCACCGCGTCGGACACGGGCGGGCGCCTGGTCGCCGCCGGCGCCGCCTCCCCCGGCATCGTCCTCGACGACCGCATCCTGCTGGCGCCCAACGTCCCCGGCTGGCAGGACCTCCCGCTCGCAACCCGGATCCAGGACGGCCTCGACCTCGACCCGCGGCAGGTCGTCACCGAGACCGACGTCAAGGCCGCGACGCTCGCCGAGGCGCGCTGGGGCGCGCTGCGCGACGCCGATCCCGGCGTGTTCCTCAACGTGGGCACCGGGCTCGGCGCCGGCATCGTCGTCGGCGGCCGCGTGCTGGCCGGCGCCAACGGCGCGGCCGGCGAGATCGGCTACGCGCTGCGCGGCGTCGGCGACGAGCACGGCGCCTCCGACGGGCACGCGCCGCTGGAGGAGCACGCGGGCGGGCGCGCGCTGGGCGAGCGCGGCAGCGCGCTGCTGGGCGCCGGCGCCCTCACCGCCGCCGACGTCCTGGAGCGCGCACGCGGCGGCGGCGATCCCGACGCCGCCGCGCTGGTCGCCGACACGCTCGACGAGCTCGCCGTGCACGTCGCGAACCTCGCCGTGCTGCTCGACCCGGCTCGCATCGCGGTCGGCGGCGGCATGATGAACAGCGCTGCGCTCGTCCTGGGCGCGCTGCGCCGCCGCGTCGCCCAGGCCGCGCCCTTCCCGCCCGAGGTCGTCGCCGCGCGCTTCGTCAACGACGCCGCGCTGCGCGGAGCGATCGCGCGCGCCATCGACGCCCACACCACCGTCCCGACCACCACCGCCCCCACCCTGATCCATCGAGGAGGAGCAGCACGATGA
- a CDS encoding alpha/beta hydrolase: MTTKSSLTYQERPAAAEAAGLLVLHHGRGADEHDLLGLADVLDPERRLHVVTPGAPLTLGGSPGRHWYVVPRVGFPDPDTFFASQRMLGELHDLLWDRTGLTPEQTVLGGFSQGSVMSYALGLDGSRPAPAGILAFAGFVPTVEGWTPDVAGRAAAGTRAFVAHGRRDPVMDVHFAQDARALLEAGGIDVEYHESDAAHHIDPHHVPAAVSWLARTLA, encoded by the coding sequence ATGACCACCAAGTCCTCGTTGACCTACCAGGAGCGTCCGGCCGCCGCGGAGGCGGCCGGGCTGCTCGTCCTCCATCACGGCCGCGGCGCCGACGAGCACGACCTGCTCGGGCTCGCCGACGTGCTGGACCCCGAGCGCCGGCTGCACGTCGTGACGCCGGGCGCGCCGCTGACGCTCGGCGGGTCGCCGGGCAGGCACTGGTACGTGGTCCCGCGCGTCGGCTTCCCGGACCCGGACACGTTCTTCGCCAGCCAGCGCATGCTCGGCGAGCTCCACGACCTGTTGTGGGACCGGACGGGCCTGACGCCGGAGCAGACGGTGCTCGGCGGCTTCTCGCAGGGCTCGGTCATGTCCTACGCCTTGGGCCTGGACGGGTCGCGCCCGGCGCCCGCCGGGATCCTCGCCTTCGCCGGGTTCGTCCCGACGGTCGAAGGCTGGACGCCCGACGTCGCGGGCCGCGCCGCGGCCGGGACGCGCGCGTTCGTCGCCCACGGGCGCCGCGATCCGGTCATGGACGTGCACTTCGCGCAGGACGCGCGGGCGCTGCTCGAGGCCGGCGGCATCGACGTCGAGTACCACGAGTCCGACGCGGCACACCACATCGACCCCCACCACGTGCCGGCGGCGGTGAGCTGGCTGGCGCGGACGCTCGCATGA